In the genome of Streptomyces lydicus, the window AGCGACGTCCACCTCGCCTTCATCGACCAGTTCGTGAACACCATCGGCGTCTCGATCAACACCATCATCGCCAACTCCCGTACGGAGTCGCTGCTGTCGGAGTCCCAGCGGCTGACCGCCGAGCTCCGCCAGCGCTCCGACGAACTCCAGCTGACGAACGCCGAGTTGGAGGAGAAGGCGGCCCTCCTCGCCACCTCCTCCCAGTACAAGTCGGAGTTCCTGGCGAACATGTCGCACGAGCTGCGCACCCCGCTCAACTCCCTGCTGGTGCTCTCCCGGCTCCTCGCCGACAACCCCGACGGCCGGCTCTCCAGCCAGGAGGTGGAGTTCGCCGTCACCATCCACCGTGCGGGCTCCGACCTCCTCCAGCTCATCAACGACATCCTCGACCTGTCGAAGATCGAGGCCGGCCGGATGGACGTCCACCCCAAGACCCTGCCGCTGATCAAACTGCTCGACTACGTCCGCGCCACCTTCCGGCCGCTCACCGTCGACCGCGGCCTCACCTTCGACGTCAAGGTCGGCGAGAGAGTCCCCAAGGAACTCTTCTCCGACGAACAGCGCCTCCAGCAGATCCTGCGCAACCTCCTGTCCAACGCCGTGAAGTTCACCTCCTCGGGCAGCGTGGAACTCATCGTCCAGCGCGTCCCCGGCACGGAATTCGAGGAGGAATCCCTCCGCACCGCCGACGACGTCATCGCCCTCTCCGTCAAGGACACCGGCATCGGCATCTCCCCGGAAAAGCTCGACGGCATCTTTGAGGCCTTCCAGCAGTCCGACGGCACCACCAACCGCAAATACGGCGGCACCGGTCTCGGCCTGTCCATCAGCCGCGATATGGCCGCGCTGCTGGGCGGCCGGATCATCGCCGAGAGCGAGCCGGGCGTCGGCTCGACCTTCACCCTGTATGTGCCCGCGCGCTACACGGGCCCGTTCCCGGCCCCGAGCCCCACCGCCGCCACCCGCCCCGCGGACAGCACCGCACAGGCCGGCCCCGCCCGCCCCGTCCTGGCCGAACAGCTCACGGCCACGCCGCCCGGCCCGCCCGCGATCACCTCACGGACCGGCCCCTCCGGTGACGTCAGTGATGTCTTCCCCACCCAGGGGGAACAGGACCAGGCCCCGCACCCGGACGCTCCCTCCACCGACGGCGGCGATGTCACCTGGCCCGAGACCACCCGCCTCAGGGACTGGCTCAGCGGACGCCCCGGCGAGGTACTGGCCAAGCGCCGCATCCTCATCGTCGACGACGACATCCGCAATGTCTTCGCGCTCACGCACGTACTGGGCCGGGTCGGCATCAGCGTCAAATACGCCGAGAACGGCCGCGAGGGGCTGGAGGTCCTGGACCGGACACCGGACGTCTCGCTGGTGCTGATGGACATCATGATGCCCGAAATGGATGGTTACGAGATGATCAAGGCGATCCGACAAGCGCCTCGATTCGCGGACCTGCCGGTCATCGCGCTCACCGCGAAGGCCATGCCGGGCGACCGCGAAAGGGCGATCGAGAGCGGGGCCAACGACTACATCCCCAAGCCGGTGGATGTGGACCGCCTGCTGTCCGTGATCTGCGGCCTTCTGGACCCGCAGGAGGGCAAGGCGGTGCCGCAGCCGGAGGCCGGGGCGGGGCTGCATTCCGAGGGCGGTGCGGGGCTGCACTCTGAGGCCGCCGGTACGGAGGGCGTCGACCCGGAGGATGCGGAGCAGGACGCTAAGGGCGCAGGGCAGGACACCGACGGCGCGGGCCAGGACGTCGAGGGCGCGGGCCAGGACGTCGAGGGCGCGGGCCAGGACGCAGAAGGCGCGGGCCAGGGCGGACGGGGAACGGCAGCCGGGGAGCAATCATGACAACCGCACCGGACACCTCGTCCAGCATCCTCATCGTCGACGACATGGAGGAAAACCTCGTCGCGCTGGAAGCCGTACTGGGCTCGCTCACCCAGAAGGTGGTCCGCGCGCGATCCGGCGAAGAGGCGCTGAAGGCCATGCTCCGCGAGGAATTCGCGGTCGTCCTCATCGATGTGCTGATGCCGGGCATGAACGGCTTCGAGACCGCCGCCAACATCAAGGGCCTGGACCAGACCAAAGACGTCCCGATCATTCTCCTCACCGGCGCCTCGGTCGACCCGAACTACGCCTACCGCGGCTACACGGTCGGCGCCGCCGACTTCCTCATCAAGCCCTTCGACCCCTGGCTGCTGCGCACCAAGGTGAACGTGTTCCTCGACCTCCACCGCAAGAACCGCCAACTCGCCGCGCAGGCCGACCAGTTGAAGCGTCTGCTGACGTCGGACGATCACCCCGGAGGCGACGGACCGCCGCCCGGCACGAGCACGACGACCACGGCTCCGGCGGCACCGACGGCCACGGCAGCCGGCGCGGCAGCCACCACGGCCCGAGCGGACGCGGCTTCGTCCCCGGACGCGACAGCGCCGCCGCCCGCCCCCTCACCCTCACCCACGGGGGCGGGGTCGGGAATGGCCGGGCATCCTCCCATCCCCCCGGAAGGCCCCGGCGCCCCGGCGCCTTCAAAGCCGCCCCCGCAGCCCGCGGCACCCGCCGCCGGCGACGCATCCCGCCTCGCGGAAATCGCCGGCCAGCTCGCCGAGGTGGAACTCCTCCTGCGTGACGCGAAAGGCGCCGACAAGAAGCGTCTTGCCGACCGCATCACCGAACTGGAGGAAGCAGTCGGCAGGTTGATGGTCAGCCGGGGGACGTGAAACCTACACTCTTGAGCTTTCCCGGCTGCTCTTTCCGCGAGGGCCCGGAACCTTGTCGACGGCGAAGGCGTAAATTCCACCCATCGCGAATATCGCCACATACTGAGCCCAGATGGCGTGCTCCAGCACCCTGTTCACCGCGATGAGCACACCGGCCCAGAGAACAGTAAAGACAAACTTGCCCATCAGGTTTTCCTAAGCCTTTAGGCGAGAGCCGAGAGGCAGGCAGCGGCGCCGCCCGCAACGGTCTTCTTCGCGAGATCCGAGGCGATGTCCGAGGCGCTGTCCGAGGCGACGCCCTTGCTGACGTCCCTGCTGACACCCTTGCTGACGCACCGACCGACGGCCGGCGCCCCGTCCCCGCCCGCCACCGCACCCGAGGCAAGGCTCTTCATTGAATTTCCCCATTCAACTTTTCACGCAGGGCGGTATGGGTCAGATACCGCGCCCGTTGGTCATCCATAAACGTACTAGCCGACACCTGCATTCGGAACCCGGCGAGCGGATCTTGAACTTGGCGATTCTGTGAAACTCTTGCGCGGTCGCGAATCATGCTGTTTCGGCCGACTGATAACTCAATGTCCGGCTATTCACAGACGCGAGCGCGTCACGAAGCACGCGCGGAGCGCAAGCCCCGCCCCCTCAACTCCCTTGAGGCCACAGGAAGTTCATATGCATACGTCAAGAGCACGGCCCACCGGGGCATTTTCCCTCGGCCGAGACGTTGACCCAAGCCACACACAGGAGTGACCGGGAGGGGTGCTCGAAGCTCCCGGAGCTATACGTAACGCGGGAGGTCCTGCGTCGTGATGGTCCACTCACCGATGGTGACGTCCTCGCCGTAGACGAATTCCTTACGGGTCGCATAGCGGGGGCCACTCGGGGTCGGATGGATATCGGAGAGCACCGCGCCCGATCCCGTACGCGGGTCGAAGATCGCGTACACAGGAATACCGAGGAGGGGATAGTCGCGCACTTTGCTCACCCAGTCGTTGTCCGGGTTGGAACGGGAAACGACTTCGATGGCGGCAAGGAGCGTGCGGGGATCGAAGGCCCCCTCGACCTCCATGTCTGCCTCGGCGATCACCATGACATCAGGGTGACGCATGATGCCCTCGGCCCGGCTCTCCACGTCGGGGGTCCCCGTATGGGCCACCAGTACTTCCGGCATCACCTTTTCAAGGCGTTTACGGACACGTAGCGTGGTCAACTCCTGTGGCCCGACAGGCGTCATCATGTCGTGAACAATCCCTTCCTTCGTGATCTCGAACTTGCCTGGAAGGGTGTCGTCCATGGACTGAACGAACTCCCGCATGGTCTGGTACAGAAGGGCGTCCCGCTGCGCGTCATCGGGGGCCATCGTCATGGCGCTCGCTCCTCATCTCTGTCGGCATCTCTGTCGGCATCTCTGCCGGCGTGCCCACCGGAGTCCTCAGCTTCATGCTAGGCGGCTCCTTGCTCTGAGGCTCCGAGTGGCGGCAGTTACGGCAGAGGCCCGGGGCAGGAGCGCGGAAGGCCCGCTCGCAGCCGTCGCAGGTCTGGAACGGTGGTGGGGCCGGGGGTGGGGCGGCGCAGGGCGGTGTGGGTGCCGCCGGGAGGGGTGGGGGCAGGAGCTCCGTGAGCCGGTGGGCGAGCAGGGCCGCCGGGTGGCGGAGTGTGGGTGGGAGGCCCGCGGTCAGGGCGCTGCGTACGGCCTCCGGGGAGGCGCCGCGTTCCAGCCAGGCGGCGACGGGCGGGGTGAGGCGGTGGATGTCCCGTACGGAGAGCAGGAGGCGGGGGTCGTCGCGGCGGAGGTTCGCCAGGAGGGCGGCGGCGGGGGTGTGGTGTTCGTCGGTCGCGGGCTCCGGTGGCTGCGGGGCGGGGGACGGCGTTGGCGCGGAGGAAGGCTTGGGCGTGGGGGCAGGCTTGGGCGTTGAGTCCGGCTGCGGGGATTGCCTTACGGGTACCGGGTCCGGCGCGGGAGGGGGCGGTTCGACGGCGGCGTGGCGCTTGGCCTGCTCGGCGGCGTCGCGGGCGCGGCGGGCGCGGGTGGCCTCCGGGTTGTTGTACGAGATCGTGACCGTGACCACCCGCCCGTCATCGGTGCGCCGCCGGACCCGTTCGAGGTAGCCGTACGCCTCCAACTCCCGTAACGCGGCGGCGATCCGGACCCGCCCCTCAGGGAACCGCCTGGCCAGCGTACGGATGTCGACCGGCGCGCCCTCGGGCAGCGACTGGATGTGGGCGGCGAGCCCGATCGCGAGGCCGGACAGGGAACGGTGCTGGGTGAGGTGATTGCCGACGATGGTGTAGCCGGGGTCCTGGTACTCGGTGAC includes:
- a CDS encoding helix-turn-helix domain-containing protein, with translation MAEQKLNAPARAQYEIRRSPAGVRKVTEYQDPGYTIVGNHLTQHRSLSGLAIGLAAHIQSLPEGAPVDIRTLARRFPEGRVRIAAALRELEAYGYLERVRRRTDDGRVVTVTISYNNPEATRARRARDAAEQAKRHAAVEPPPPAPDPVPVRQSPQPDSTPKPAPTPKPSSAPTPSPAPQPPEPATDEHHTPAAALLANLRRDDPRLLLSVRDIHRLTPPVAAWLERGASPEAVRSALTAGLPPTLRHPAALLAHRLTELLPPPLPAAPTPPCAAPPPAPPPFQTCDGCERAFRAPAPGLCRNCRHSEPQSKEPPSMKLRTPVGTPAEMPTEMPTEMRSERHDDGPR
- a CDS encoding Uma2 family endonuclease, which encodes MTMAPDDAQRDALLYQTMREFVQSMDDTLPGKFEITKEGIVHDMMTPVGPQELTTLRVRKRLEKVMPEVLVAHTGTPDVESRAEGIMRHPDVMVIAEADMEVEGAFDPRTLLAAIEVVSRSNPDNDWVSKVRDYPLLGIPVYAIFDPRTGSGAVLSDIHPTPSGPRYATRKEFVYGEDVTIGEWTITTQDLPRYV
- a CDS encoding response regulator, producing MTTAPDTSSSILIVDDMEENLVALEAVLGSLTQKVVRARSGEEALKAMLREEFAVVLIDVLMPGMNGFETAANIKGLDQTKDVPIILLTGASVDPNYAYRGYTVGAADFLIKPFDPWLLRTKVNVFLDLHRKNRQLAAQADQLKRLLTSDDHPGGDGPPPGTSTTTTAPAAPTATAAGAAATTARADAASSPDATAPPPAPSPSPTGAGSGMAGHPPIPPEGPGAPAPSKPPPQPAAPAAGDASRLAEIAGQLAEVELLLRDAKGADKKRLADRITELEEAVGRLMVSRGT